In the Solibacillus sp. FSL K6-1523 genome, one interval contains:
- the spxA gene encoding transcriptional regulator SpxA: MLVTLFTSPSCTSCRKAKAWLEEHDISYTERNIFSEPLTISEIKEILSMTEDGTDEIISTRSKIFQKLNVDVENLPLQRLYELIQEYPGLLRRPIILDKKRLQVGYNEDEIRRFLPRKVRAYQLQEAQRMVN; the protein is encoded by the coding sequence ATGTTAGTAACATTATTTACTTCACCAAGTTGTACTTCATGTCGAAAAGCGAAAGCATGGTTAGAAGAGCATGATATCTCGTATACAGAACGCAACATTTTTTCTGAACCACTTACAATTAGTGAAATCAAAGAAATTTTAAGTATGACAGAAGATGGTACAGATGAAATCATTTCGACGAGATCAAAAATCTTCCAAAAACTAAATGTAGATGTAGAAAATTTACCTCTGCAGCGGTTATATGAGCTTATTCAAGAATATCCAGGATTATTACGTCGTCCGATTATTTTAGATAAAAAACGATTACAAGTAGGTTATAACGAAGATGAAATTCGTCGATTCCTACCTCGTAAAGTTCGTGCTTATCAACTACAAGAAGCGCAACGAATGGTTAACTAA